The Gemmatimonadales bacterium genome window below encodes:
- a CDS encoding NADH-quinone oxidoreductase subunit M, with the protein MADMLNIIGYQAWVVPVLLLLPLLGALLVMVAPAERARSLALVVAVAEFVISAGLWWAFLPEGGMQFTAVHDWMPRWGVAYRVGIDGISLFMVLLTTLTMPLCVLGSWNYITQREKGFYALLLVLLTGILGVFVSLDLFVFYVFWELMLIPMYFLIGIWGGSNRLYASIKFFIYTMVGSLLMLVAILMTVWYISEATGVLSFAYSHILRNAAVVGSRAPWLFAAFALAFAIKVPVFPFHTWLPDAHVEAPTAGSVILAGVLLKMGTYGFLRFAIPFFPNIAFSPVVTTLAVVLAVVGIIYGALVAMVQPDIKKLVAYSSVSHLGFVMLGIWAATLQSVQGALMVMINHGLSTGALFFLIGMLYERRHTRDIAAFGGIAKVIPLFSLVFTVVSLSSIGLPGLNGFVGEFLVLLGSFGRFPWATGIATTGVIFAAAYLLWALQRIIFNKLDKPENEALTDLTPREWVVLAPLLAGIIWLGLYPAPVLRRMEPTSRQFVESVQHVMPQGAPTMLAPRTGSHP; encoded by the coding sequence ATGGCCGACATGCTGAACATCATCGGATACCAGGCCTGGGTCGTCCCGGTCCTCCTTCTGCTTCCCCTCCTCGGGGCGCTGCTCGTCATGGTCGCCCCGGCCGAGCGGGCGCGGTCGCTGGCGCTCGTGGTCGCCGTGGCCGAGTTCGTGATCTCGGCCGGGCTCTGGTGGGCGTTCCTGCCAGAGGGGGGCATGCAGTTCACGGCGGTGCACGACTGGATGCCGCGCTGGGGTGTGGCCTACCGGGTCGGGATCGACGGCATCTCGCTGTTCATGGTGCTCCTCACCACGCTGACCATGCCGCTCTGCGTGCTCGGGAGCTGGAACTACATCACGCAGCGGGAGAAGGGGTTCTACGCCCTGTTGCTGGTGCTGTTGACCGGCATCCTCGGCGTGTTCGTCAGCCTGGACCTGTTCGTGTTCTACGTGTTCTGGGAGTTGATGCTGATCCCGATGTACTTCCTGATCGGCATCTGGGGTGGCTCCAACCGGCTGTACGCGTCCATCAAGTTCTTCATCTACACGATGGTCGGCTCCCTCCTGATGCTGGTGGCCATCCTGATGACCGTGTGGTACATCTCCGAGGCCACCGGCGTCCTGAGCTTTGCCTACAGCCACATTCTGCGCAACGCCGCGGTGGTGGGGAGCCGGGCACCCTGGCTCTTCGCGGCGTTTGCGCTCGCGTTCGCCATCAAGGTCCCGGTCTTCCCGTTTCATACCTGGCTTCCCGATGCCCACGTCGAGGCGCCCACGGCGGGATCCGTCATCTTGGCCGGCGTCCTCCTCAAGATGGGGACCTACGGCTTCCTGCGGTTCGCCATCCCGTTCTTCCCGAACATCGCCTTCAGCCCCGTGGTCACGACCCTGGCGGTGGTGCTGGCGGTTGTCGGCATCATCTACGGCGCCCTCGTCGCCATGGTGCAGCCTGACATCAAGAAGCTGGTGGCCTATTCGTCGGTCAGTCACCTCGGCTTCGTGATGCTTGGGATCTGGGCGGCCACCCTCCAGAGCGTCCAGGGCGCGTTGATGGTGATGATCAACCACGGCCTCTCGACCGGAGCGCTCTTCTTCCTGATCGGCATGCTCTACGAGCGTCGGCATACGCGTGACATCGCGGCGTTCGGGGGGATTGCGAAGGTGATTCCGCTGTTCAGCCTCGTGTTCACGGTCGTGTCGCTGTCCTCGATCGGCCTGCCCGGACTCAACGGGTTCGTCGGCGAGTTCCTGGTGTTGCTCGGCAGTTTCGGCCGGTTCCCGTGGGCCACCGGCATCGCGACGACCGGCGTGATCTTTGCCGCGGCGTACCTGCTCTGGGCGCTGCAGCGCATCATTTTCAACAAACTGGACAAGCCGGAAAACGAGGCGCTGACCGACCTGACGCCGCGTGAGTGGGTGGTGCTGGCGCCGCTGCTCGCCGGGATCATCTGGCTCGGCCTGTATCCGGCCCCCGTGCTCCGGCGCATGGAGCCGACCAGCCGGCAGTTCGTCGAGAGCGTCCAGCACGTCATGCCGCAGGGTGCGCCGACCATGTTGGCGCCCCGGACCGGGAGCCACCCGTGA
- a CDS encoding NADH-quinone oxidoreductase subunit N yields the protein MNPIDTTSPTGVLLALLPEVVLSLAALGVLVVNAWRHETAEDSRLAGWLSLGGVGAALLALVWLWSASTGSAGISQMVALDGYRFFGDVIFLLAAAATIVLSIDYLEREGIRGPEYYTLILLATVGMMLLAGANDLIMVFLGLEVMSVAAYVLAAYDRRSPFSAEAGLKYFLIGAFASGFLLYGIALVYGATGTTNLVMAGTFFASGPLPVMALLGLSLLLIGFLFKVSAVPFHMWAPDVYDGAPTPVTGLMATGIKAAGFLALTRLLMVTFPAASGVWQPVLGVLAIATMVAGNLMALAQRTVKRMLAYSSVAHAGYLLAAVWAGTRVGAASVQVYLLAYALTSLAAFGLLASLGRGGERDLTTDDLAGMARSRPWTAAAFAVVLLSLLGFPGTFGFIGKWMILTSLVVAGQWLIPVVLVLASAVSAGYYLPVIMAMYMKPAREGAPEAPRLPRSAAVVIGGIVAAILVLGVWPGPLLNNTMEIATSLFERAFQ from the coding sequence GTGAATCCCATTGACACGACGTCGCCGACGGGCGTCCTGCTCGCCCTCCTCCCTGAGGTGGTCCTGTCCCTGGCGGCCCTCGGTGTCCTCGTGGTCAACGCCTGGCGACACGAGACCGCCGAGGATTCGCGCCTGGCCGGCTGGCTGAGCCTCGGCGGTGTGGGCGCGGCGCTGCTTGCCCTCGTTTGGCTCTGGAGCGCAAGCACCGGGTCCGCCGGGATTTCGCAGATGGTGGCGCTTGACGGTTATCGGTTCTTCGGGGATGTCATCTTCCTGCTGGCGGCGGCGGCGACCATCGTGCTGTCGATCGACTACCTCGAGCGCGAGGGGATCCGGGGGCCGGAGTACTACACGCTGATCCTGCTCGCGACCGTCGGGATGATGCTGCTGGCCGGCGCCAACGACCTGATCATGGTCTTCCTCGGACTCGAGGTGATGTCGGTCGCGGCCTACGTCCTCGCCGCGTACGACCGCCGGAGCCCGTTCTCGGCCGAGGCGGGGCTCAAGTACTTTCTGATCGGGGCGTTCGCCTCGGGCTTCCTCCTCTACGGCATCGCGCTCGTCTATGGCGCCACCGGGACCACCAATCTCGTGATGGCCGGGACGTTCTTCGCCTCTGGTCCTTTGCCGGTCATGGCCCTGCTCGGTCTGAGCCTCCTGCTGATCGGGTTCCTCTTCAAGGTGTCGGCCGTGCCGTTCCACATGTGGGCGCCCGATGTCTATGATGGCGCCCCCACGCCGGTGACCGGCCTCATGGCCACCGGCATCAAGGCCGCGGGGTTCCTGGCACTCACCCGGTTGCTCATGGTGACATTTCCGGCGGCGTCCGGCGTCTGGCAGCCGGTGCTCGGCGTCCTGGCCATCGCGACAATGGTGGCCGGGAACCTGATGGCGCTGGCCCAGCGGACCGTGAAGCGGATGCTGGCGTACAGTTCGGTGGCCCACGCCGGCTACCTCCTCGCCGCGGTCTGGGCCGGCACGCGCGTCGGCGCCGCATCGGTACAGGTGTACCTCCTCGCCTATGCGCTGACCAGCCTCGCCGCCTTCGGCCTGCTGGCCTCGCTCGGCCGCGGCGGCGAACGGGACCTCACCACCGATGATCTGGCGGGCATGGCTCGCTCGCGGCCCTGGACCGCCGCCGCCTTTGCCGTGGTCCTCCTCTCCCTGCTCGGTTTCCCGGGCACCTTCGGCTTCATCGGCAAGTGGATGATCCTGACCTCGCTGGTCGTCGCGGGGCAGTGGCTGATTCCCGTGGTGCTGGTGCTCGCCAGCGCGGTGTCTGCCGGCTACTACCTGCCGGTGATCATGGCGATGTACATGAAGCCGGCCCGCGAGGGAGCGCCGGAGGCACCCCGGCTGCCAAGAAGCGCCGCCGTGGTGATCGGCGGCATTGTGGCTGCCATCCTCGTCCTCGGGGTCTGGCCGGGGCCACTGCTCAACAACACGATGGAAATCGCGACTTCACTCTTCGAGCGGGCCTTCCAGTAG
- a CDS encoding phosphomannomutase/phosphoglucomutase, whose protein sequence is MRVPRSIFRQYDIRGLVGAELTPAFAHALGRAFAALGAERLGRDAVMAVGRDNRPSGVALAAALRNGMASAGARVIDVGELPTPALYYAVHALTVDGGVQVTGSHNPPEFNGFKMVLAGESVHGDEIQDLYERITLEQAPTRAGSETADGSILGRYRDAIVEHHHLARPVRVVVDCGNGVGSVIAVETLRALGAEVIPLFCESDGTFPNHHPDPTVPANLVDLQVEVRRSGAELGIAFDGDADRIGAVDETGRVLFGDQLLVLYGRDAVRRFGPGVRVIFDVKCSDLLPVALRAAGAEPEMWKTGHSLIKARMKELDAVLAGEMSGHMFFAGDWYGFDDALFAAARLLEVVSRAPHGLAAHLADLPTTFATPELRVDCPDDRKFAVVAEATEHFRARYPVNDIDGVRMSFANGWGLIRASNTQPILVLRFEATDEGSLAVYQREVLEWLAERGVQGQG, encoded by the coding sequence GTGCGCGTCCCACGATCCATCTTTCGCCAATACGACATCCGCGGCCTGGTCGGCGCGGAGCTGACCCCCGCGTTTGCCCACGCGCTGGGCCGGGCCTTCGCCGCACTCGGGGCCGAACGCCTTGGCCGCGACGCGGTCATGGCCGTTGGGCGTGACAATCGACCGTCGGGAGTGGCGCTGGCCGCGGCGCTTCGCAACGGGATGGCCTCCGCCGGCGCGCGCGTGATCGATGTGGGGGAGCTGCCCACGCCGGCGCTCTACTACGCGGTTCACGCGTTGACCGTCGATGGCGGGGTGCAGGTGACGGGTTCCCACAACCCGCCGGAGTTCAACGGCTTCAAGATGGTGCTCGCGGGCGAGTCGGTGCACGGCGACGAGATCCAGGATCTCTACGAGCGTATCACGCTGGAGCAGGCCCCGACCCGGGCAGGCTCAGAGACCGCCGACGGCTCCATACTCGGTCGGTATCGCGACGCCATCGTGGAGCACCATCACCTCGCGCGACCGGTCCGCGTCGTGGTGGATTGCGGCAACGGGGTCGGGAGCGTGATCGCCGTCGAGACGCTGCGCGCGCTCGGGGCCGAGGTCATCCCGCTCTTCTGCGAGTCGGACGGCACCTTTCCGAATCATCATCCTGACCCGACGGTCCCCGCCAACCTGGTCGACTTGCAGGTCGAGGTGCGCCGGAGCGGCGCGGAGCTTGGCATCGCCTTCGACGGCGACGCCGACCGGATCGGCGCGGTCGACGAGACCGGGCGCGTGCTGTTCGGCGATCAGCTGCTGGTGCTCTACGGTCGCGACGCGGTCCGCCGCTTCGGCCCCGGCGTCCGCGTCATATTCGACGTGAAGTGTTCCGACCTGCTCCCCGTCGCGCTGCGTGCCGCCGGCGCCGAGCCCGAGATGTGGAAGACGGGGCACTCGCTCATCAAGGCGCGCATGAAGGAGCTGGACGCCGTGCTGGCAGGCGAAATGAGCGGCCACATGTTCTTCGCCGGCGACTGGTACGGGTTCGATGACGCGCTGTTCGCGGCCGCGCGCCTCCTGGAAGTCGTCTCCCGTGCCCCGCACGGCCTGGCGGCGCATCTCGCCGACCTGCCGACCACCTTCGCCACGCCGGAACTGCGGGTGGACTGCCCGGATGACCGCAAGTTTGCCGTCGTCGCCGAGGCCACGGAGCACTTCCGCGCCCGCTACCCGGTCAACGACATCGACGGCGTCCGGATGTCGTTCGCCAACGGCTGGGGACTGATCCGCGCCTCGAACACCCAGCCGATCCTCGTACTCCGCTTCGAAGCCACGGACGAGGGATCCCTCGCGGTGTACCAGCGCGAAGTCCTGGAATGGCTCGCAGAGCGGGGTGTCCAAGGGCAGGGATGA